From the genome of Diorhabda sublineata isolate icDioSubl1.1 chromosome Y, icDioSubl1.1, whole genome shotgun sequence, one region includes:
- the LOC130451898 gene encoding uncharacterized protein LOC130451898 yields the protein MSNAPISWESKKQSCVALSSTESEYIAITEACKEAIFSWQQCSLSNIPYRQLIGGLMYLATTSRPDISYAVSYLSRFLDRVTEETWTAGKRVLRFLQGTKTLGLTYTKHTNSDVILEGYSDADWATDKKSRKSVSGSIILYGNNPISWSSKKQTCVALSTAEAEYVAAAQTAQDLINVKALSCREWKKSIIDWYRYQKDLSLGIMA from the exons ATGAGTAATGCTCCAATCTCTTGGGAATCCAAGAAACAATCTTGTGTTGCACTTTCTAGTACTGAGTCCGAGTATATCGCCATTACTGAAGCATGTAAAgaagccatattt agttGGCAACAATGCAGTTTGTCAAACATTCCATATAGACAACTCATCGGAGGTTTGATGTATTTAGCAACAACTAGTAGACCTGACATCAGTTATGCTGTGTCATACTTGAGCAGATTTTTGGATCGTGTAACTGAAGAGACCTGGACTGCAGGAAAACGAGTCTTGAGGTTTCTACAGGGAACTAAAACTCTAGGATTGACTTATACTAAACATACAAATAGTGACGTAATACTTGAAGGATATTCAGATGCTGATTGGGCAACGGAcaagaaaagtagaaaaagcGTTAGTGgatctataattttatatggtAATAACCCAATATCATGGTCATCCAAGAAACAAACTTGCGTGGCTTTATCAACAGCGGAAGCTGAATATGTGGCAGCAGCACAAACAGCTCAAGACCTAATCAACGTAAAGG ccCTATCCTGTAGGGAATGGAAAAAGTCTATAATCGATTGGTACAggtatcaaaaagatttgtctTTAGGAATAATGgcgtaa